A region of the Chryseobacterium gotjawalense genome:
TATTTTTCAATTGCGCTGGCAACCATCCCCTGATATTCATCTAAAAACTGCATAAATTTCTTGTTTGCGCAAAAATACAATTTAAAAAAGTTTTGACCTTCAAAATCAATGAGAAAAAGCTCTGACAAACCTATTTCCTTATTTTTCATAAAAAGGAGTGGTTTTAAAAGATTATGGGTAATGCGTAAACGGATGATTAATAGTGTTTTTGGCAGATTGTGAATCTGGCTGGGTTAAATAAGAGAGGAGATCGGGGTGGCATCGGTAACGGGTTGATTTATTTTATTTGTTGTTAGAAGTGTTTTCAGCAAAACTCACCGTCATACAAATTATTTAATGTATCAATGGTGTTAATCATCATTAAAACTTTTAATCTCGTCGTGAAAGAGCCAAAAGATTTTATTTACAAATGGTTTGTTTTTCTCCCTTTTTTTAAGGACGCAAATTGAAGATTCACCAATTCCTCTAAAAAACAAGAAAGAGCCGGTTAACTTCGTCGAATTTTCGGTTTCACTTAACAAGGAGCGGAACAACTCTATTTTTATTAGAGCTTGTTTAAATTTTATTCAATAAAAATTTTATGGCGGATCATTTGATCATATTTTCAGAAATTTACATAAGAGTTCATAATTTTCACACAATCTTCTGAAATTATCAAACCATGTAAATATACTTTCAACAATCCATACAATCCATCTTCTGGAGCTGGGCTGAAAACCGGTTTTCTTCTCATTACAACATTACTCAGATAACCAAAGCAGTTTTTCACTTGTTCTATAACATCTCCTTTGTAGCCTGCGTGTGCAAGAATAACCCTTATTAGACTTAAAAAGCAAGCCTGAGTTCACATTAATAATTCTGCAGATTTCCTATCGTATACATTGGCTACGGTGACCATGATTGCAAATAAAAATCCGTTTTGATCCATCAGCACATGTCGTTTAATTCCTTTTACTTTTTGCTTCTGTTTAATCCGCTTAAGGAACGTTTATTTCCTCATTTTCCAATATAGCTGTACATAATTCCTAAACTTGATTCGGGATTTTGCTTTTAATTACTGGCTGCTAGAGAAATAAAAATGAATTTTAGGAACGCTCTATCAGGTTAAGACTTTTCAATCGACAACGTAAATACATTGTCAATAACTGAAAACATGAAATATTTTAACTAATATTTAACAATGATATGGCATTAATATTGGTTAAAACACATCATAACAAATTAAAAAATTATAGTATGAAAAAATTAGTTTTAGCAATAATTTTCTTTGGTGGCCTGACCGTAGCTCAAGCGCAGCAGACCAAACCAAAAGAAAAAGATGAAGTAAAAAAGACAACCACCATTCCGCAGGAAATTCACAATATAGTGGATCCTAAACACCCTAAACACAGCGGTTACAAGGTTAAGAAAAAAACCAGAAAAGGCAATAAATACGTAAAGAGAGTGAACACGGAAAATAAAACCGCCACCATCAAAACTAAAAAAGCCGGTGAAATGGAAAAAAATGTGAAAACAGTTCCGATCAAATAAATTCAGAATTGTTGACATAAAAAAAGTGCAGATCTAAAATCTGCACTTTTATATTAAAGTGGTTTTACCTGTTCCAAAAACCATGATTTAATTTCGCCTTCCAAATCATTTTCTAATTTTTCCCTGCACCAGTCGTGGTATCTGTTGAGCCAGTTTCGTTCCGGATCAGTTAATAATTCCGGGGCAATCACCTTTTTGTCAAACGGACAGATGGTTAATGTTTCAAATTCGTAGAACGTCCCGAAATCTGTAGTTTCCACTTCTTTTACGGCGATTAGGTTTTCATGACGGATTCCGTAATGGTAGTCATAGTAGAAGCCGGGTTCATTGGACAAAACCATTCCCGGTATCAGCTCCTGCGGGTTCATGTCTTTCCGGATATTTTGCGGACCTTCGTGAACATTCATAAAACTTCCTACCCCATGTCCGGTTCCGTGGTTGTAATCTTTCCCTTCCTGCCAAAGCGCCATTCTGGCAAAGGCATCGAGCTGTACGCCACGGGTTCCTTTCGGAAATTTCACCATTGAAAGCTGGATCAGTCCTTTTAATGCCAAAGTACAGTTGTGCTTAAATTCTTCCGAAGCATTTCCCAGGGCGAAAGTCCGGGTGATATCGGTGGTGCCTTCCAGATATTGACCGCCTGAATCTACGAGAATCGTTGCTTCATCCGTAACCTCTTTGCTGCCATCCTTTTTTGCAGAATAGTGCATGATCGCACCGTTTTCTTTGTAACCCACGATACTGCCGAAACTTTCACCGACGAAGTTTTTCCCTTCCGCCCGGAATCCTGTCAGTTTTTCACCGATCGAATATTCGGTCATCGTTTCTTTCCCTGCCTGATGAGTCAGCCAGTAAAGGAATTTAACCATCGCTACTCCATCCCTCTGCATCACGGTTCTGAAGCCCTGAAGTTCGGTTTCGTTTTTAATGGCTTTCATTAAATTTCCCGGAACGGGTGCTTTAATAAAAGTATTGTTGTTTTTTAAAGCTTCGAAAATCAGTTGATTGCTGTTGGGTGAAATCAGGATCTGTTCGTCGCTGATATTTTTCAAATCGGTGTAAAACGCTTCATAAGGTAGCATCTTCACACAGGACTCATCCAGTTGCTTTCTGGATTCTACTTCTAATTTTTCTAAATCAACGTAAAGTTTTGCCTCATTTTTCGTCAGAATAATATATCCTAAAAAGACAGGGTTGGATTGTACATCGCTTCCTCTTAAATTTAAAGTCCAGGCAACATCATCTAAACTGGAAATCACGTGCACCGAAGCGCCCAGCTCTTCCATTTTATTGCGGATGTCGATCAATTTATCGGTAACCGATTTACCGGCTCTTTCAACGGGCTGTACAAATATGGGATTCTTTTTAGCGCCTGGATTTCTGTTGGTCCAAATATCTTTCAGCAAAGGCAAATCAACCAGCTTATTTCCTTTTGCGGCTAATTTATCAGAAAGCAGTTCCCAGTTTGCATGCGAAGTTGCGATGGCATTGACGGCAACTGTTCCGTTTGCCGGGATCTCAGAATTAATCCAGTCGATATAATTTGGTGTTCCCTCCATTCCTTCTTTGAAAAGTTCAATTCCGGAACCTTCCAATTCTACGGGTGCCTGTACAAAATATCTTCCGTCGGTCCATAAACCGCCTTTATTGTGGGTGATAACAACGAAGCCCGCTGATCCGGTGAAGCCCGAAAGCCAGGTTCTTTCCTGCCATTCTGCAGGTAAATATTCACTCATGTGAGGATCCGCAGAATAGATAATAAAGGCATCGATATTATTTTCTGACATTTTTTGGCGAAGGGCCACTATTTTTTCTGATGAGGTCATAAGCTCTAAATTTGACGTGAATTTACAAAGAATTTAAGGGTTTGGAAAAAGAAGGGTCCTAAAATTTTAATAAAAATTGATTTTCTTCAAAATTTAATTGGAGTGAGGGTTCATTTTATCGGAATTGGATGTTTTTTTTAAATCATTTAATCCCAAATTTCTACAGGTTAAATAATTTCATTTACACTTTTTAATCGGGGAAAACAGGTTCACTGCCCTTTGCAAATATAAAAATATCCTTTATTTAGCCCAGATTGAAACGGCATCCTTTTTCTTTTCACGACAGTGAAAGAAAAAGATACAGTGGAAAGCTGGACTGATTTTCTGGAAACAAAATAATCCTGTAGCTCCTGAAAATTATTTTACTAACCAAAAAAAAAGCATACCGGAACTGAATCCGGTATGCTTTAATGAATCGGTTTGATACCGGTTTTATTTTTGCGCAGCTTTCATTGCAGCTTCTTTTGCTTTAAATTCCTGGTGCTTTGCTTCGTTTTTATTGGATAAATATAATCCTTTTAATAAACTTACCGCATCTAAATTTTCGGGATCAGCCTGATACCATTTTTCTGCATAAGGTAAAGTTGCTGCCAGTCTGCCTCTTCTTGCTTCGATGATTTTATTGGCTTCTTCGAATTTACCTGCTTTTCTGGTTGCGTTATAATCATCTACTGATTTTGCATCGTCACCCATGGTTAAGTAAGTAAGATTTTGCCAGGCCTGTGCAAATTTCGGATTGATTTCGACTGCTTTTTTATAAGACGCGGCGGCTTCTGCCTGAGTCGCTGGGTCTTTGCTTTGAAGAACTCCTAAATTATACCAGCTGGTCGCGTCATTTGGATTCTTCGCCAATTGTGCTTTTAAGCTTGCTACAAATTCATTGGTTTTTCCTGACTTAAAATAAGCAGTTCCCTGAAGTTCAGATAATTTAGAACTTGCCGGGAATTTTTTCAGTCCTTTTTCAATTAACGCTAAAGCTTCTTCTGATCTGTCAGTATCAATAAGCAATGCCACGGTAGTTTCGTACAATTCCTGCTCTAAACTTTTAGAAGTTTCGGTTTTAAAATCAGAATAATCTCCTGAGGCTCCAATTTTTTTATACAGTTCCCAAGTCGTTTTTTCCAGATTTTCAACTTCATTGCTTTTTTTATTTTTTGCAGTATAAGTGGTTTCCACTCCTGTGAATCCGGAATTAATCAACTCCATATAAACCTCAGTAGCTTCTTTTTTCTTGTCTGCCAGCGCGTAAGTGAGCCCGGAATAATACAGGTATTTTTTATTGTCCTGGCCGGCAGCTTTCAGTAAGTCATACACCTCCTGAAATTTAGGTGCGGCTTCAGCATATTTTTTTGTGTTATATGCTTCTAAAGCTGCTTTATTTGCGGATTCGACAACGGGATTGATCGATCCCGCCAGTTTATTGGTTAAAGTCGGATTGTAGGATTCTTCCTTCAAACCCTGCACGCCTGATTCATCAGCCACTGTTTTCCCAACATAATAGACTTTGTTTTTCGAGGAATCTTTTCCGACATAGATTTTATTTTTCGACAGATCATTAATCTTTGCCAAATAAGAAGCGCCTTGCGCAGTCTTTCCTGATTTTAAAAGCGCCAGTCCTTTAGCATAATAATATTGTTCTAAAACAGCCGGTTCCAGAAGATAGGTTTTATTCCCCATAGTGCTTTCCGCCTGTGCGAGTTGCGCATTGGTGGTGGCGATATCTCCAGCGTCGATGGCTTTAACCGCTGCTGCGATTTCCTTTTTTTGTCCAAATGCGAGTGCAACGGTCAGCATTGCTGCGCTTAAAAATATTTTTTTCATTTTATTTTAATTAAAAATTTGGTTAATTTATTATTCTGCAGATTCCTCTTGGTCTTCTGACTGATTGTTTTCTTCTGGATGATTGTTTTCTGACTCGACCGTCGGGGTTTCAGTTACTGGAGTTTCCTCCTGATCTTCTGCGCCCTCAGTTAATTCTTCTTCTTCAACGATTACTTCTTTGTCCATTTCCACTTTCGCGATGGCCGCAATTTCGTCATTTTTCTTCAGGTTGATCACTTTTACTCCCTGCGTATTTCTACCCATGATCCTCATCTCATCCATTCCCATTCTAATGGCAACCCCTGATTTGTTGATGATCATTAAACCATCCTCGTCAGTTACCATTTGAATAGCGATAAGATTTCCGGTTTTTTCAGTAATATTTAATGTGATTACACCTTTACCACCACGGTTGGTTACCCGGTAGTCTTCTACCGCCGTACGTTTTCCGTATCCTTTTTCAGAAACGACCAATACCGATTCATTCTGCACATCGTTGACCACAATCATTCCAATCACTTCATCCCCTTCATCCAAAGTAATACCACGGACTCCGATGGAACCGCGTCCTACAGCTCTGGCTTTTTCTTCCGGGAACCGGATACATTTACCGTTTTTAGTGGCAATCATGATTTCGGAACTTCCGTTGGTCAGTCTTGCTCCTAAAAGCTGATCGTTTTCTCTGATTTCGATGGCATTCACTCCATTGGTTCTCGGTCTTGAATAGGCTTCCAATGAAGTTTTCTTGATGGTTCCGTTTTTGGTAATCATCACTACATTCATTTGGTTTACATAATCCAAATCCTTTAAATCATTGGTTCTGATGTAGGCTTTGATCTTATCATCGGGTTCGATATTAATTAAATTCTGAACCGCTCTGCCTTTGGAA
Encoded here:
- a CDS encoding aminopeptidase P family protein; this encodes MTSSEKIVALRQKMSENNIDAFIIYSADPHMSEYLPAEWQERTWLSGFTGSAGFVVITHNKGGLWTDGRYFVQAPVELEGSGIELFKEGMEGTPNYIDWINSEIPANGTVAVNAIATSHANWELLSDKLAAKGNKLVDLPLLKDIWTNRNPGAKKNPIFVQPVERAGKSVTDKLIDIRNKMEELGASVHVISSLDDVAWTLNLRGSDVQSNPVFLGYIILTKNEAKLYVDLEKLEVESRKQLDESCVKMLPYEAFYTDLKNISDEQILISPNSNQLIFEALKNNNTFIKAPVPGNLMKAIKNETELQGFRTVMQRDGVAMVKFLYWLTHQAGKETMTEYSIGEKLTGFRAEGKNFVGESFGSIVGYKENGAIMHYSAKKDGSKEVTDEATILVDSGGQYLEGTTDITRTFALGNASEEFKHNCTLALKGLIQLSMVKFPKGTRGVQLDAFARMALWQEGKDYNHGTGHGVGSFMNVHEGPQNIRKDMNPQELIPGMVLSNEPGFYYDYHYGIRHENLIAVKEVETTDFGTFYEFETLTICPFDKKVIAPELLTDPERNWLNRYHDWCREKLENDLEGEIKSWFLEQVKPL
- a CDS encoding tetratricopeptide repeat protein, giving the protein MKKIFLSAAMLTVALAFGQKKEIAAAVKAIDAGDIATTNAQLAQAESTMGNKTYLLEPAVLEQYYYAKGLALLKSGKTAQGASYLAKINDLSKNKIYVGKDSSKNKVYYVGKTVADESGVQGLKEESYNPTLTNKLAGSINPVVESANKAALEAYNTKKYAEAAPKFQEVYDLLKAAGQDNKKYLYYSGLTYALADKKKEATEVYMELINSGFTGVETTYTAKNKKSNEVENLEKTTWELYKKIGASGDYSDFKTETSKSLEQELYETTVALLIDTDRSEEALALIEKGLKKFPASSKLSELQGTAYFKSGKTNEFVASLKAQLAKNPNDATSWYNLGVLQSKDPATQAEAAASYKKAVEINPKFAQAWQNLTYLTMGDDAKSVDDYNATRKAGKFEEANKIIEARRGRLAATLPYAEKWYQADPENLDAVSLLKGLYLSNKNEAKHQEFKAKEAAMKAAQK